One genomic region from Saprospiraceae bacterium encodes:
- a CDS encoding FAD-binding protein: MLAEKLLQGLKEEIEGDVYWDALHKAIYATDGSVYRKIPAAIIHPKNTKNIHKIVLFALAHETNIIPRTAGTSLAGQCVGEGIVLDTSRYMNHILEINRREKWVRVQPGVVRDRLNQVLASENLFFPPETATASRAMIGGMVGNNSCGANSIVYGSTRDYVQELQVVLSDGSMASIKSTPAAEIDSPNPFLSKIKGHVLSTLAAEGASTEIRKEFPKRSIHRRNTGYAVDLVLDQLDLGLFDLTKLICGSEGTLAITTEIKLKLVDPPGKASVMICPHFSSIDESMMAVVTIMNHAPYTCELMDRFILKCTDGNEVFRQYKFFVQGDPAAILMVEFRHDDPAIAQAKIQAVEADLKAMGLGYAYPMIEEKNIKKVWDLRRAGLGLLANLEGNKKAIECIEDTAVALEDLPQYIKEFTAMMDTYHQKPLYYAHAGAGELHLRPVLNMHDPADRKDFRSICEDSARLVKKFDGSLSGEHGDGRLRGELIPLMIGEKNYQLLRKIKQIWDPQNIFNPGKIVDAFKLDKDLRYDHEKAGPEVATVFDFSETGGFYHSAARCSGSADCRKQASLGGTMCPSFMATLDEKDSTRARANALREFYSDQALSSIKEMKEVKEILDLCLSCKGCHNECPSKVDMTILKAEFMNQYHQRQGLPFRTSLFGQIDAINQYASILPAFSNWAQNLSFVKKMIGIHQDRTLPNLYHHTFRSWTNKFESNKNNSKRPVLFFVDEFTNHYDVAIGIKAVELLDKLGYPIHFTDHGSSGRAQLSKGMLDQAQQLAQKNTEIFQKYIPKYAIVGIEPSAILTLKDEYPKLLRNDAQEQAKIIALHTFTLEEFLYQEINKGNIIADQFDTTERDIKIHGHCHQKALTDTEQALHVLGLPVGHRISMIQSGCCGMAGSFGYEKEHYDLSMKIGELVLFPAIRASNASTIIVASGTSCRHQISDGTKRLALHPAEILWSALRK; the protein is encoded by the coding sequence ATGTTGGCCGAAAAATTACTACAAGGTTTAAAAGAGGAGATTGAAGGAGATGTCTATTGGGATGCACTGCATAAAGCGATTTATGCTACCGACGGCTCTGTGTATAGAAAAATCCCAGCTGCGATAATACACCCAAAAAATACTAAAAACATACACAAAATCGTTCTTTTTGCATTAGCCCACGAGACCAATATCATCCCCCGGACAGCAGGCACTTCGCTGGCAGGGCAATGCGTGGGTGAGGGCATCGTGCTGGATACTTCCCGATACATGAATCATATCCTGGAGATCAATCGACGAGAAAAATGGGTACGAGTACAACCTGGAGTAGTTAGAGATCGACTCAACCAGGTATTGGCATCCGAAAATCTTTTTTTTCCTCCAGAGACAGCCACTGCAAGCAGAGCCATGATTGGTGGTATGGTCGGGAATAATTCCTGTGGGGCCAATTCGATCGTCTACGGGTCTACCCGCGACTATGTGCAAGAATTACAGGTAGTCCTTAGCGATGGATCTATGGCTAGTATAAAATCAACTCCAGCTGCCGAAATTGATTCACCAAATCCATTTTTGTCGAAAATCAAAGGACATGTGCTATCAACATTAGCCGCCGAAGGCGCCAGTACCGAAATCCGAAAAGAATTCCCTAAAAGATCCATACATCGCCGAAACACAGGTTATGCAGTCGACCTGGTACTGGACCAATTGGATCTTGGTCTTTTTGACCTCACCAAATTAATCTGCGGTTCTGAAGGCACCCTGGCCATCACTACGGAGATCAAGCTCAAATTAGTAGACCCTCCTGGCAAGGCCAGTGTGATGATCTGCCCACATTTTAGTTCAATAGACGAAAGCATGATGGCTGTGGTCACCATAATGAATCATGCACCATACACCTGCGAGCTCATGGATCGGTTTATTCTGAAATGTACTGACGGCAATGAAGTCTTTAGACAATATAAATTTTTTGTGCAAGGTGATCCTGCGGCCATATTGATGGTAGAGTTTCGACATGATGATCCTGCGATCGCCCAGGCCAAGATCCAGGCAGTTGAAGCTGACTTAAAAGCAATGGGTCTCGGTTATGCATATCCAATGATAGAAGAAAAAAACATCAAAAAGGTCTGGGATCTGCGACGGGCAGGATTGGGCTTGTTGGCGAATCTCGAAGGCAACAAAAAAGCAATAGAATGTATTGAGGATACAGCGGTAGCATTGGAGGACCTTCCTCAATACATCAAAGAGTTTACAGCTATGATGGACACCTACCATCAGAAGCCCTTGTATTATGCTCATGCCGGTGCAGGTGAGCTTCATTTGAGACCAGTGCTCAACATGCACGATCCTGCGGACAGGAAAGATTTTAGATCGATTTGCGAGGACAGTGCCCGCCTGGTAAAAAAATTCGATGGTTCCCTCAGTGGCGAGCATGGGGATGGCCGATTAAGAGGTGAGCTGATCCCTCTTATGATTGGAGAAAAAAACTATCAACTTCTTCGAAAGATCAAGCAGATATGGGATCCTCAAAACATCTTTAATCCGGGCAAAATAGTCGATGCTTTTAAGCTTGACAAAGACCTTCGTTACGACCACGAAAAAGCAGGGCCTGAAGTGGCTACTGTTTTTGATTTTTCTGAAACGGGTGGCTTTTATCATTCCGCAGCCCGGTGTTCTGGTTCTGCTGATTGTCGCAAACAAGCCAGCCTGGGTGGTACCATGTGTCCAAGTTTTATGGCTACCCTGGACGAAAAGGATAGTACCCGAGCGAGAGCCAATGCCTTGCGTGAATTTTATAGTGACCAGGCTCTGTCATCGATCAAAGAGATGAAAGAGGTCAAAGAAATATTAGACCTATGTTTGTCCTGTAAAGGATGCCATAACGAATGCCCGTCGAAAGTGGACATGACTATCCTGAAAGCAGAGTTTATGAACCAATACCATCAACGACAAGGATTGCCTTTCCGAACCAGCCTTTTTGGTCAAATCGATGCAATTAATCAATACGCCTCAATCCTCCCTGCCTTCAGCAATTGGGCTCAAAATCTTTCTTTTGTAAAAAAAATGATTGGCATCCATCAGGATCGCACGCTGCCCAATTTGTATCATCATACCTTTCGATCGTGGACCAATAAATTTGAATCTAACAAAAACAATTCTAAAAGACCAGTTCTGTTTTTTGTGGATGAATTCACCAACCATTATGATGTAGCTATCGGCATCAAAGCGGTGGAACTCCTTGACAAACTCGGCTACCCCATACATTTTACAGATCATGGTTCCAGTGGAAGAGCCCAATTATCAAAAGGCATGCTGGATCAAGCGCAACAACTGGCTCAAAAAAACACTGAAATCTTCCAAAAATATATCCCAAAGTATGCCATTGTAGGCATCGAACCTTCTGCCATCTTGACTCTTAAAGATGAATACCCTAAGCTTTTAAGAAACGACGCTCAAGAGCAAGCAAAAATCATCGCCCTGCATACCTTTACTTTAGAGGAATTTCTTTATCAGGAAATAAATAAAGGAAATATCATTGCAGATCAATTCGATACTACAGAAAGGGACATAAAGATTCACGGCCACTGTCATCAAAAAGCATTGACTGACACTGAGCAAGCACTGCATGTATTAGGATTGCCAGTGGGGCATAGGATATCCATGATTCAAAGTGGATGCTGTGGTATGGCTGGCAGCTTTGGCTACGAAAAAGAACATTATGATCTGAGCATGAAAATCGGAGAACTTGTTTTATTTCCAGCTATACGAGCATCCAATGCTTCCACCATCATTGTTGCTTCAGGGACGAGTTGTCGACACCAAATATCAGATGGTACCAAAAGACTTGCTTTGCATCCGGCAGAAATATTATGGTCCGCCCTCAGGAAATAA
- a CDS encoding translocation/assembly module TamB domain-containing protein: MESKPTAPYNPTIFGKIMRRLLLFVFIIIGLLLLLTLVLQVPAVQNIARQKTEVYLQDKLNQKVSIGKIRLEWLSNLQINQFYVEDALKDTALYAGYLSASIDMNILALIRGQLSIHDIKLQDVSINNQIMDGDSTSTLTSILNRLFVPKANKDQAQKSALELDLKNISLDRVSFRDKSDKIDNSYILENGELAIEKVDITNKTILINTIQLNGPEINLSKLGLLAQKSGKALWTDTNWVIKINKLSVANGKFATEGWPNQSILNRLGQHMNDARISLENVVLDKGALSFKVEQIQALNQEGWGIKSFQVDKVFFDNHQAQALGMALNTTESYVSDSLTFRYDSLGDFKFFADRVKLDVNFKNTAISLKELSEWIPSMDQSAFIKKYYNQKVYLDGKFTGTLNELASKNTRIRLKDLAEFDGRIEITDLTKPKEAFYSLRINSLTTQAKILRDLIKGIEKLQNIDKLGNLKFKGSFDGSIQDFVAYGILNSELGITKMDMRMNTKNGIEQARYSGELELNNFDLKTWTGNSDWGKVSLKATVSDGVGLQAKSASASVNANVEVLEFKGYTYSNAIFNGKLQQRLLDGALNMHDKNADLNFSGKIDFTEIAPSYDFVSEVKNLDLYKLNLSKRPLALKGDIDISLQGKKIEDLIGEVNLQHLIIIQDTSEVILQNLSLTATQTLAGLQRLNVRSDWVDGFIEGSYTLKDIWPALRQQMILQFPEIAHSLDLYKKLLATSDSNKLQKYRFEFLIKDLVGFEELLHTEMYVSQPIKISGAVDAGQKYFQTNWNIPDLRVKNLSIFNSVGRLEAKGALAFTSSYVDSTISKDFRMPHVVLTADLSYNKMNFSIKTPKVANLINNVALNGTMELIDSTYTLKFATSQVSFLDRNWDILPDNEISFRPGFIRTKNLQFVNGIEKIEFASVGSNGLKAEVTNLDINWINSFMPLKQWQLKGNVNLKAEVENIANLKGLKVAGLIDSIWINDSYFGLLDLNAYTPSMNQPLKISLAMLDGKRQLIGEGYYDKEGLLSNGVKNNYQFKVIFKDFPLKLFEFLIDDIVDNTQGNMQGRLDITKVDNKPNFDGDIQIRDGGLKVNYLNTTYSLGTQPVKINNNIINVAGIQLKDELGNLATLSGGILHDHFKNFRLDAGVSSNRFLVLKTTKEQNPDYYGTVVGNMVARFHGPFNMIDIDVQGTTARPSALYIPISQATTTTTDRLVRFRPQVNTNQDTLKSKRILAARGVSVGIDLTVNNDAEVSLIFDEKKGDILKGVGNGVLQMRFERSGDITMYGNYEVDRGEYLFTLFGVVNKPFSIKQGGTIQWNGDPIGAIIDLDAEYKGLTSNLINLLPEYENSLQSGELRTQANIDLGMHLYGELFKPEISFNIEIPNLTGNLRSIVDQKLNLLKSDQNALNQQVLGLMVWGSFLPPNQLVASSGVIGSTINNLSQFVSSQLSLLVENALKELVADNNVISGFDFDVNYYNNTNAVDINNLSIFDEVNINLGPKFFEDRLSVGVGANFVNSTLFDRLITPHFEVEYALTKDRRLKIRAYARKDDISQGQLKDRIGGGISWRKEFDSIEDFRRQLNDDLKLKKSEL; encoded by the coding sequence ATGGAAAGCAAGCCAACAGCACCCTACAATCCCACCATCTTCGGTAAAATCATGCGGAGATTGTTGCTGTTTGTATTTATAATTATAGGTCTGCTTTTATTGCTTACTTTGGTGCTGCAGGTGCCTGCGGTGCAAAATATAGCTCGTCAGAAGACAGAAGTATATTTGCAGGATAAATTAAATCAGAAAGTTTCAATTGGGAAAATTCGCCTGGAATGGCTGAGCAATCTGCAGATAAATCAATTTTATGTAGAAGACGCTTTAAAAGATACGGCCTTATATGCAGGTTATTTATCAGCCAGTATCGATATGAATATCCTGGCTTTGATTCGGGGCCAATTATCCATCCACGATATTAAACTTCAGGATGTTAGTATTAATAACCAAATTATGGATGGGGATTCAACCAGCACACTCACTTCTATCCTGAACCGTCTTTTTGTGCCCAAAGCTAATAAGGATCAGGCCCAAAAATCTGCCTTAGAGTTAGACCTGAAAAATATCTCACTGGATAGAGTTTCCTTCAGGGATAAGTCAGATAAAATAGACAATAGTTATATTCTTGAAAATGGAGAGTTGGCCATAGAGAAAGTGGATATAACCAACAAAACGATCCTGATTAATACCATCCAATTGAATGGACCTGAGATTAATCTGTCAAAACTAGGGCTTCTGGCCCAAAAATCGGGTAAAGCACTGTGGACTGATACAAACTGGGTAATAAAAATAAATAAATTGAGTGTGGCAAATGGCAAATTTGCCACCGAAGGCTGGCCTAACCAATCCATTTTGAACAGGTTGGGGCAGCACATGAATGATGCTCGAATATCCCTGGAAAATGTGGTTTTAGACAAAGGTGCATTAAGCTTTAAAGTCGAGCAAATACAAGCGCTTAACCAAGAAGGTTGGGGGATTAAATCTTTCCAGGTGGATAAAGTATTCTTCGATAACCACCAGGCTCAAGCTCTAGGAATGGCACTGAATACAACTGAGAGTTATGTCTCCGATTCGCTGACATTTAGATATGATTCCTTAGGTGACTTTAAATTTTTTGCAGATCGGGTAAAATTGGATGTCAATTTTAAAAATACAGCCATCTCTTTAAAAGAATTAAGTGAATGGATACCCAGCATGGATCAGTCGGCATTTATCAAAAAATATTATAACCAAAAGGTATATCTCGATGGTAAGTTTACAGGTACTTTGAACGAACTAGCGAGTAAAAATACCAGGATCAGACTGAAAGATTTGGCTGAGTTTGATGGCCGAATTGAGATCACGGATCTGACCAAGCCCAAAGAAGCATTTTATTCGCTTCGAATAAATTCTCTGACTACCCAAGCCAAGATTCTACGTGATTTAATAAAAGGGATAGAAAAACTCCAAAATATTGATAAACTTGGAAATCTGAAATTCAAGGGAAGTTTTGATGGATCAATCCAGGATTTTGTGGCATATGGTATTTTGAATTCTGAACTCGGTATCACCAAAATGGATATGAGAATGAATACCAAAAATGGCATTGAGCAAGCCAGATATAGTGGAGAACTAGAGTTAAATAATTTTGATTTAAAAACCTGGACGGGCAATAGTGACTGGGGCAAGGTGTCACTTAAAGCCACCGTGTCAGACGGAGTCGGATTACAAGCCAAGTCTGCCAGTGCCAGCGTAAATGCCAATGTGGAAGTACTGGAGTTTAAAGGTTACACCTATTCTAATGCGATATTTAATGGCAAATTGCAGCAACGACTATTGGATGGTGCACTTAATATGCACGACAAGAACGCAGACCTTAATTTTAGTGGAAAGATAGATTTTACAGAAATTGCGCCTTCCTATGATTTTGTTTCAGAAGTAAAGAATCTGGATCTATATAAACTGAATTTGTCTAAACGGCCTCTGGCATTAAAAGGCGATATAGATATTTCCTTACAAGGGAAAAAAATAGAAGATTTAATAGGTGAAGTTAACCTCCAGCATCTTATTATCATTCAGGATACTTCAGAGGTGATCCTTCAAAACCTTTCTTTGACAGCGACACAGACGCTAGCAGGATTACAACGGCTGAATGTCAGGTCAGATTGGGTAGATGGCTTTATTGAAGGTAGTTATACACTCAAGGACATCTGGCCCGCATTGAGACAGCAAATGATCCTCCAATTTCCTGAAATTGCTCACAGTTTAGACCTGTATAAAAAATTATTAGCTACATCGGACAGTAACAAATTACAAAAATATCGATTTGAGTTCTTGATTAAAGACCTCGTGGGATTTGAAGAATTGCTCCACACGGAGATGTATGTTTCTCAGCCGATTAAAATAAGTGGAGCTGTCGATGCTGGTCAGAAATATTTCCAGACTAACTGGAATATCCCGGACCTTCGCGTGAAGAATTTAAGTATTTTCAATTCAGTAGGCCGCTTAGAAGCCAAAGGTGCTCTTGCCTTTACCTCTTCTTATGTAGACTCCACCATTTCTAAAGACTTTCGCATGCCGCATGTCGTGCTTACAGCTGACTTGTCCTATAACAAAATGAATTTTTCCATCAAAACCCCTAAAGTAGCAAACCTGATCAATAATGTCGCCTTGAATGGAACAATGGAATTAATCGATTCTACATATACATTAAAATTTGCAACTTCGCAGGTGTCGTTTCTGGATCGAAATTGGGACATATTACCAGACAATGAAATATCCTTTCGTCCGGGTTTTATAAGAACTAAAAATCTTCAGTTTGTCAATGGAATTGAAAAAATTGAATTTGCAAGTGTAGGTTCAAATGGATTGAAAGCAGAGGTTACTAATCTTGATATAAACTGGATCAATTCATTTATGCCACTTAAACAATGGCAGTTAAAAGGAAATGTCAACCTCAAAGCAGAGGTAGAAAATATAGCTAACCTAAAGGGATTAAAAGTGGCCGGATTAATAGATTCAATTTGGATCAATGATTCGTATTTTGGATTATTGGATTTGAACGCATACACACCCAGTATGAATCAACCGCTCAAGATAAGTCTGGCGATGTTGGATGGCAAGCGGCAGTTAATAGGGGAAGGGTACTATGATAAAGAAGGTTTGCTTTCTAATGGAGTAAAAAATAATTATCAGTTCAAAGTAATATTTAAAGATTTTCCTTTAAAGTTGTTTGAGTTTTTAATTGATGATATAGTGGACAATACCCAGGGCAATATGCAGGGCCGTTTAGACATCACTAAGGTTGATAATAAACCAAATTTTGATGGTGATATCCAAATAAGAGATGGTGGCTTGAAGGTAAACTACCTCAATACTACTTATAGTTTGGGCACACAGCCCGTGAAAATTAATAACAATATAATCAATGTGGCCGGAATCCAATTGAAGGATGAATTGGGTAATCTGGCTACTTTGAGCGGCGGCATCCTACATGATCATTTTAAAAATTTCAGACTGGATGCAGGCGTGTCTTCCAATAGATTTTTAGTCTTGAAGACTACCAAAGAGCAGAATCCGGATTATTATGGTACTGTGGTAGGAAACATGGTAGCAAGGTTTCATGGACCATTCAATATGATCGATATAGATGTGCAGGGCACTACGGCCAGGCCATCTGCACTGTATATTCCTATCAGTCAGGCCACCACCACCACCACAGATAGGCTGGTGCGATTTAGGCCTCAGGTTAATACAAATCAAGATACTTTGAAATCAAAAAGGATATTAGCGGCAAGAGGAGTATCTGTAGGTATAGATCTCACGGTTAACAATGATGCAGAAGTATCTTTGATATTTGATGAAAAAAAAGGAGATATCCTAAAAGGTGTTGGCAATGGAGTATTGCAAATGAGATTTGAACGCAGTGGAGATATCACTATGTATGGAAACTATGAAGTAGACCGGGGGGAATATTTATTTACGTTGTTTGGTGTGGTCAACAAACCTTTTTCAATTAAACAAGGTGGTACTATCCAATGGAATGGTGATCCGATAGGTGCTATCATTGATCTCGATGCAGAATACAAGGGGCTTACTTCAAATCTTATAAATCTTTTGCCCGAATACGAGAATTCACTTCAAAGCGGAGAGCTCAGGACCCAAGCTAATATAGACCTCGGCATGCATTTGTACGGCGAATTGTTCAAGCCTGAGATCAGTTTCAATATTGAAATCCCCAATCTTACTGGCAATTTGCGGAGCATAGTTGATCAAAAACTCAATCTGCTCAAATCCGATCAAAATGCGTTAAATCAGCAGGTATTGGGTTTGATGGTATGGGGTAGTTTTTTGCCCCCCAATCAACTGGTGGCATCCAGTGGGGTCATAGGTTCTACCATCAATAATCTTTCACAGTTCGTCAGTAGTCAGCTTTCATTATTGGTAGAAAATGCACTTAAGGAATTGGTTGCTGATAATAATGTAATTTCTGGATTTGATTTTGATGTCAACTATTACAACAATACCAATGCCGTTGATATCAACAACCTCTCTATTTTTGATGAGGTGAATATAAATCTTGGGCCTAAGTTTTTTGAAGATAGGTTGAGTGTAGGCGTTGGCGCCAATTTTGTCAATAGTACTTTGTTTGACAGACTGATCACTCCACACTTTGAAGTCGAATATGCCTTGACTAAAGACAGAAGACTTAAAATAAGAGCTTATGCAAGAAAAGATGATATCAGTCAGGGCCAATTAAAAGATCGTATCGGAGGCGGTATATCCTGGCGAAAAGAATTTGATTCCATAGAGGATTTTAGGCGGCAGCTCAATGATGATCTTAAACTGAAAAAATCTGAGCTTTAA
- a CDS encoding sensor histidine kinase: protein MDNITLRKIALLAGAVVTASVYFNDWLISSLLFNENSTTVNIIVSLATGLIAYWFTEKAVNYFLLKRLKQIYQMIYRQNHKSIDTVKIDLDKPLFKEVENEVSLFIKAQKNEMNTLRHLENYRKDFVGNVAHELKTPIFNIQGYVHTLIDGAIDDPEVNKSYLQKAADNIDRLIKIIEDLDSIYKLESNQLKLEWQSIDLGQFIDSMMDEIKLLALEKSVTVRYEPEVESDIDIIADPDYLRQVFINLLENSIKYGREQRGETLIKVLELDTQVLVEINDNGPGIEARHLRHLFDRFYRVDKARSRQAGGSGLGLSIVKHIIEAMGQSIQVRSTIGSGSTFSFTLDKASPKRLLQMQNDLASGPN, encoded by the coding sequence ATGGACAATATTACGCTTAGAAAGATTGCTCTCCTCGCCGGTGCGGTCGTCACTGCATCTGTATATTTCAATGATTGGTTGATTAGTTCATTATTATTCAACGAAAATTCTACTACGGTTAATATCATTGTTTCTCTGGCTACCGGTTTGATAGCATATTGGTTTACTGAAAAAGCTGTCAATTATTTTCTGCTAAAAAGGTTGAAACAGATCTACCAAATGATCTACCGTCAAAATCATAAATCGATTGACACCGTTAAAATAGACCTTGACAAACCATTGTTCAAAGAAGTGGAAAATGAAGTCTCTCTATTTATTAAGGCACAAAAAAACGAAATGAATACCCTCCGGCACCTGGAAAACTACAGGAAAGATTTTGTGGGTAATGTCGCGCACGAATTAAAAACCCCAATCTTCAATATTCAAGGTTATGTGCACACCTTGATCGATGGGGCTATAGATGACCCTGAAGTCAATAAGTCATATCTGCAAAAGGCTGCAGACAATATAGATAGATTAATCAAAATTATTGAAGACCTGGATTCAATCTACAAACTTGAATCTAATCAGCTCAAATTAGAATGGCAATCCATCGACTTAGGCCAGTTTATTGATTCTATGATGGATGAGATAAAATTGCTTGCGCTTGAAAAATCCGTCACTGTCCGCTATGAACCAGAGGTGGAGAGTGATATAGACATCATAGCAGATCCGGATTATTTACGCCAGGTATTTATCAATTTATTGGAGAACTCCATTAAATATGGGAGGGAGCAACGAGGAGAAACATTAATCAAGGTGCTGGAGCTGGATACGCAGGTATTGGTAGAGATCAATGACAATGGTCCGGGCATTGAAGCCAGGCACTTAAGGCATTTATTTGATCGATTCTACAGAGTAGACAAAGCCAGATCCAGGCAAGCAGGAGGCAGTGGACTAGGTCTTTCTATCGTCAAGCATATTATAGAAGCTATGGGGCAAAGTATTCAGGTGCGTAGTACTATTGGATCAGGCAGTACATTTAGTTTTACACTTGACAAGGCCAGCCCAAAGCGTTTGCTTCAAATGCAAAACGATCTTGCTTCAGGACCTAATTAA
- a CDS encoding M23 family metallopeptidase, whose translation MSSPKAALAGTSIDHCVDPVVKYGFDESLFHIEEGKILKNDFVGKILSNCGVSNDCIMSLAEKAKNVFSVTKLQVGKKYATVSSTPCGKPDFLVYEPNAWSYVVYKLGDEPQAKIVNRPFNTSIVFDEGHIESSLWEAMETKGATLELISLMENALGSQIDFYHVQKGDSFRLIYETRSIDDQIVNIGNLIGAYFKNENKENVAIYYEFEKQKGYFDLNGAPTKKSFLKSPVEIGYISSKFNMNRLHPILKYRRPHMGTDYAARYGSPIRAVAAGTIEESTKRGGNGLFVKIRHDKMYETQYLHMSKLGAGIHPGTHVNQGQTIGYVGQSGLATGPHVCFRFWKNGKQVNHLKENFPDPDPMPKAELPNFFKYRDVIVDHLKSGNTNSLITPYSTLDTCNVNSLIRS comes from the coding sequence ATGAGCAGTCCAAAAGCTGCATTAGCCGGTACTTCTATTGATCATTGTGTAGATCCTGTAGTGAAATATGGGTTTGATGAATCGCTTTTTCATATTGAAGAGGGCAAAATCTTAAAAAATGACTTTGTTGGAAAAATCCTGTCCAATTGCGGTGTATCCAATGACTGTATCATGTCTTTGGCTGAAAAAGCTAAAAATGTCTTTTCTGTCACTAAACTTCAAGTCGGCAAGAAGTATGCTACCGTCTCCTCTACACCTTGTGGCAAACCTGACTTTTTGGTTTATGAACCCAATGCATGGTCTTATGTGGTATATAAACTTGGGGATGAACCTCAAGCAAAAATAGTCAACCGTCCTTTCAATACTTCCATCGTATTTGATGAAGGTCATATAGAGTCTTCACTTTGGGAAGCGATGGAGACCAAAGGGGCGACTCTTGAACTCATTTCTTTAATGGAAAATGCACTTGGTAGCCAGATAGATTTCTATCATGTCCAAAAAGGAGATTCGTTCAGGTTAATCTACGAGACCAGATCCATAGATGACCAAATTGTCAATATAGGCAATCTTATAGGTGCTTATTTTAAAAATGAGAATAAGGAGAACGTTGCTATCTACTATGAATTTGAAAAGCAGAAAGGTTATTTTGACCTTAATGGTGCTCCTACCAAAAAATCCTTTTTAAAATCGCCGGTAGAAATTGGTTACATCTCCTCAAAGTTTAATATGAACAGGCTACACCCTATCCTGAAATATCGAAGACCCCATATGGGTACCGATTATGCAGCAAGGTACGGTTCGCCTATCAGGGCTGTAGCTGCGGGTACGATCGAGGAATCCACCAAACGTGGTGGAAATGGCTTATTTGTAAAAATCCGACATGATAAAATGTATGAAACTCAATATCTGCATATGTCCAAACTCGGAGCTGGTATCCATCCAGGGACGCATGTCAATCAGGGTCAGACTATTGGCTATGTGGGTCAATCAGGATTAGCAACCGGGCCTCATGTATGTTTTAGGTTTTGGAAAAACGGCAAACAAGTCAATCATCTAAAAGAAAATTTTCCAGACCCAGATCCGATGCCGAAGGCAGAATTGCCTAATTTCTTTAAATACAGGGATGTCATCGTCGATCATCTAAAATCCGGCAATACCAACTCCTTAATTACCCCCTACTCTACGTTGGACACCTGTAATGTTAATTCATTAATTAGGTCCTGA
- the folP gene encoding dihydropteroate synthase — MGVINITSDSFYSGSRKSAAHSISESANKMINEGATFIDLGAASSRPGAKPISSDLEIERLRMACEVVRSECPGALISIDAHKVEILQAIEPYHIDMVNDISGGKAGDEIWSWTGAQRVPYVLMHMKGTPESMQSEARYTDLMAEILDYFIERIPKILAQGIKDVFIDPGIGFAKTVEQNYALLKHLEVLAILDLPIMVGLSRKSLIWKTLGVQPEDGLNGSTALHMHCLNKGAKMLRVHDVKEAMQTIKLWQKLNQATLQSTD, encoded by the coding sequence ATGGGTGTAATCAATATTACAAGTGATTCTTTTTATTCTGGTTCGAGGAAGTCGGCTGCTCACAGCATATCAGAGTCAGCGAACAAGATGATCAATGAGGGAGCGACCTTTATAGATTTAGGCGCAGCATCATCAAGGCCGGGAGCCAAACCAATATCATCAGACCTGGAGATAGAACGATTAAGGATGGCATGTGAGGTTGTTAGGTCAGAATGTCCTGGTGCCCTCATCTCTATCGATGCTCATAAAGTAGAAATTCTGCAAGCTATTGAGCCTTACCACATTGATATGGTCAATGATATATCCGGAGGGAAGGCAGGAGATGAGATCTGGTCGTGGACAGGTGCTCAGAGGGTACCTTATGTGCTCATGCATATGAAAGGTACACCAGAGTCGATGCAATCTGAAGCCCGGTACACCGACTTGATGGCAGAGATATTGGATTATTTTATTGAAAGGATTCCAAAAATTTTGGCCCAGGGCATTAAGGATGTTTTTATTGACCCGGGAATTGGCTTTGCCAAGACTGTAGAACAAAATTATGCTCTCCTAAAGCATCTTGAAGTTCTTGCGATACTGGATCTCCCAATCATGGTAGGCCTTTCACGCAAGTCTTTGATTTGGAAGACATTAGGAGTGCAGCCTGAAGACGGACTCAATGGTAGCACCGCTTTGCACATGCATTGTCTCAACAAAGGGGCAAAAATGCTTAGGGTCCACGATGTAAAAGAAGCCATGCAGACGATCAAACTTTGGCAAAAATTAAATCAAGCTACACTGCAGTCCACCGATTAA